In the Streptomyces cinnamoneus genome, CGCGGCTGGGTGAGGCCAAGGGCCTCACGGGCGGGCTGCTGCACGAGCGGCAGTACGTGCACGGGGTGCGGGCGCGGGGGCTGCGGCTGGAGGCGCTGGAGGAGGCGGGGGCGGCGGCGCGGGTGCCGTGGCGGGGCCGGGTGGGCGCGGGGGGTGCTCCGGGGCTGTACCGGGGGAGGTTCGCGGTGGCGGGGGCGGGGGACGCGGTGCTGGAGCTGCCCGGCTGGGGGCGGGGCTACGTGTGGGTGAACGGCTTCTGTCTGGGCCGTCACTGGGACCGGGGGCCGCAGCGTTCGCTGTACGTGCCGGGTCCGGTGCTGCGGGAGGGGGGCAACGAACTGCTGGTCCTGGAGTTCGACCGGGCGGGTGACCGGGAGGCGGTGCTGGGGTGCCTTCCCGGCCCCGCGTCGCCGCCGGTCCGCTGAGCCCGCCCGGCCCCCGGCGGCGCGGGGTGGTGGCTGAGCCCCCCGTCCCGCTGGTCACCGGCCGATGACGGTGACCAACGGGACGGAACCCCGTGGATGTCTATTGCCCGACCTGCCGCACGGTGAAGCCGTCCAGGCAGAACTCAGTGGTCCCGCTTTCCCCCACCTTCCGTAGTCCCACCCACGCCTCACCCGTATCCGGCGCGGTGAAGTCGTACGAGTACGTCGTCGGCCCGGTGGCGGCCGGCAGGGGCGCGCGGGTCAGCTCGCGCGGCTGCGGCTCGTCCACGGCGGTCACCCACGCGTACTGTTCCGCCTGCTCGTTCTCGTAGCGGAAGGTGACGCGGTAGCGGTGTCCGGGCTCGAAGCGCACGGTGTGGGGGACCGTGCGGTAGACGAGGCCCGGGTTCTCGCCCCGCGACTTGAGGGACTGTGTGCCGTCGATGACGTCGTCGACGGCCTTGCGGTTCCAGCCGCGCTGCGTGTAGGGCGCGTGCCGCTGGGCGATGTGGGTACGCGGGTCGGTGGTGCCGCCGGCGTTGCCCTTGACGAACGGGCCCCAGCCCTGCGGCACGTTCTCGAAGTCCTCGGAGACGAGGGTGCCGGGGGGTGCTTCTGTGCGCCGGCCGGGTACGACCCGCAGCGCGTCGAACCGTACGCGTGCCCGCCCCGCCGCCACCGTGAGGGCCAGGGTGACCGGGCCGCCGCCGTCGGGGACGGTGAACCAGGTGAACATCCGCTGGAACCGGGTGCCGTGCTTGCGGTCGGCCGCCATGTGGTTGCCGGCCGTGGAGGTGTCCGTCCAGTTGACGGCGGTGACGCCGTCGGCCGTGCGGACCTGGAGGGCGGCTCTGCGCCGCTCCCCCGCCGTGGCGCCGACTTCGACCTGGACGGACGCCGCGTACGTGCCGGGTTGGAGACGCGCCAGTCGCTGGCTGACGGTGGCCGCCGCCCCGGCGCCGACGACGAGTTCGGGGTCGCCCAGGGGACTTTCCACGACGCGGGCGGGGCCGGTGATCTGCCAGGCGTCGAGGGTCTGGGACAGGAAGTGGGGGTCGCGCAGGGGTGTGCCCTCGCCCCAGTCCGGGTCGGCGGGGGCCGGCCCGTGGGGGTCCGGCTCGCGGGTGAGGACGTAGGGCCGGCCGGCCGCGGCCTCGATGGTGACCCTGCCGCGGTGTACGGGCAGGGCCACGGTGCCCGTGCGTCCTCGGGTGGTGAGGCGGTGGAGGTGGACGGTGCGCCGGTGGGCCCAGCCGCGCGGCAGGGTCCAGGTGGTGGTGCCGCCGTGGGGGTTGTGGTGGTAGAGCTTGGCGGGGTCGGTGGCGCGGCGCGGTTCCCAGGGCAGGAGGTAGGTGTCGCCGACGGCGACGGTGCGGCCGTCGGTGGTGATCCGCCGGGTGCCGCCGCGGTCGGTGACGTGGACGGTGATGTGGGAGTGGGCGAGGGTGACGTCGTGGTCGTCCCAGGTCCGGATCGCGAACGCCTGGAGGTACTTCGCGGGGAGGTTGTCGGTCCACAGCTGCCGGTAGAACGCCGTCCAGTCCGTCTTGCCGCGCCAGCCCTCGAAGTTGCCGAGTCTGGCGGTGGGCAGCAGTGGCCACTTGTCGGCGAAGACGTCTTTCTGGTGGTGGCGGAGGAAGCGGATGAGCCGGGAGTTGATGCCGCGTGAGGTGTCGGGCCCGTAGTCGGTCTCGGTGGCCCAGTGGGACCAGAGGCTGGAGCGTTCCAGGCCGTGGCCCCATTCGGTGGTGATCTGCCAGCCCTGCTCGCGCAGGAGGCGCTGGAGCCGGTCGGAGTTCCAGCCGGATTCGCGGAAGACGTCGATGTAGAGGGTGGTCAGCGCCGGGTCGGTCTCCTCGCGCAGCTGCCGGAAGCGGCGGGCGAGGTCACCGGAGACGAGGTCGCGACGGGGGTCGATGCGGTACGACTGGTCGAGCCAGTCCCACTGCGGGTCGTTCTCGTCGACGAGCGTCTCGGAGAAGGCGTGGGCCACGGGGTAGGACTCGGTGGTGTTGACGTGGACGGCGAAGTCGCTGTTCCACTTCTTTCCGGCGCGCAGGAGGGTGTTGAGGTCCGCGAGGCCGCCGGCGCGGGTGTTGTAGTTGCCGCCGTAGTCGGGGTGGGCGGAGTCATGGCCTTCGGACTGGTAGCCCTTGAGGAGGGTGAACTGCCGTAGCCCGTCGGTGGCCAGGTGGATGCGCTTGATGTTGTCGAGGGTGGTCAGGAACGGGTTGGTGGCCTGGCTGGCGAAGTTGAAGGGGATGTGCGGGACGACGCGCAGGTGCTGTTCGTCGGCGCCGGGCGGGTCGGTCATGATCTCGCGCAGGGCGATGGCGGCGTCCTGCCAGTCGGTCCTGCCGTCGCCGTTGCGGTCCCGGGTGAGGATGACGCTGACGCGGGGCAGGGGGGCGGTGTCGTCGGCGGGGGCGGTGGCGGCCCGGTGCGTCCACTGGCCGGCGGTGATGCGGGCCTCGGTGTGGCCGGGGCGGGCGAGGGTCTGCCGCCACAGACGGCCGTTCTCCCACGCGGTGCGCGCGTCGGGCCGGTCCTGGACGGTGTTGGTCTCGATGGCGGCGGCGAGCCGGTCGGTGCTGACGACGGCGTAGGCGCACCCCAGGGGCGCCGGGTCGGGGGGTGTGGCCGGGGTGACCCGTACGAGGGTGTCGCCGTTGCCGGCGGCGTCGAGGGCGATCCGTGCGGCGAGCAGGGTGGCGCCGGGCTGGGTGTCGCGGACGGCGAGGAAGGCGAGGCCGGGGATCTGGAGGGTGCCGACGCGGCGGGGCGGGCCGGGGGCGTCGGCGATGCGGGTCACCCGCCAGTCCACGCGCCATCCGTCGACGTGGATCTCGGCGTCGATGCGGGTGCCGGTGGGGAGGGTGAGGGTGTAGGTGGCGCGGTCGGCGGTGGTGGTGGCGGTGACGTGGGGGGTGTGCGTGGTCCCGTCGATCAGGAGGGTCGTGACGGGTTCCTCCTGGCCGTACAGGACGGCGCCGGTGGCGCGGTCGGTGTAGGACAGGATGCGGGGGAAGGCGGTGTCGACCCGGACGTCGAGGGCGGCGGAGCGCAGGACGGCCTCGGCGGGGGTGCGGGCCGTGCGGGCGGCCGCGGTGGCGGGGGCGAGGGCCGTGCCGAGGCCGGCGAGGGCGGTGGTGACGACGGCGGTCCGGCGGCTCGGGCCGGTCCGGGGGGTGGGGCCGGGGCGGGCTTCGCGTCGGTCTGCGGTCACGCTGCTCGTGCCTCCTCGCGCTGGTGGCTATGCGTCACCTTGGGCGAGGGGGGCCGGGGTGCCCATGGACAAAGGAGTAACCCGTGTTGGACTAACGGATGTGTGGGGCGTGGGTGGCCGGGGCCCCCGTTTCGTCGCGGCGCGGGGCGCGGCATGATGCCGTACATGATCGCCACGATGCAGTGCACCGTCATCGACTGCCCCGACCCGCTGGCCCTGGCGCGTTTCTACGCGGCCGTCCTGGGCTGGCGCGTCGGCGACGAGGACAGCGACCCCGCCTGGGTGTGGCTGACCGATCCCGCGACGGGGCAGCGCCTCGCCTTCCAGGGCGTCGAGGAGTACCACCCGCCCCACTGGCCGGACCCCGCTCGTCCGCAGCAGATGCACCTGGACTTCGACGTGCCGGAGCGGGCGGACGTGGAGCGGGCGAAGGGGGAGGTCGTCGCCCTCGGGGCGACGTTCCTGCACGACAGCGGTGGGGAGAAGCGGGGGTTCCTCGTGTTCTCGGACCCGGCGGGGCATCCCTTCTGCCTGTGCTACGGCCAGACGGGCTGAACGGGCCTCGGGCCGGTCACCGCTTGCGGTAGGCGAGGCGCAGGTTCTGCAGGCCGCGGTCGGCCCGGCGGAGTTCGAAGGCTCCGCCGCGGGCCAGGTGGGTGAGCGCGGTGGTCCTGTGGCGTCCCACCAGGGGGCGCCACAGGAACAGCACGAGCTGTCCGCCCGGGCGCAGGACCCGTTCCGCCTCGGCCAGGGCGGTGTGCTCGGGCATCTCCTCCAGGCTGTAGCTGTAGAGCAGGGCGTCGAGGGCGGCGGACGCGAAGGGCAGGGCGCAGCCGTCGCCGGCGACGTGGACGGTCCGGGCGCCCGGGCCCGCGCCGTGCTGCGCGCGGGGGTCGTGGGCGGCGGGGTCCAGGGCGACGAGGAGGCTGCCGGGGCCCAGGTGGCGCGCCAGGGCGGTGGTGTAGAAGCCGCCCCCGCTGCCGATCTCGGCGCAGCGCAGGCCGGGGCCGGGGGTGATCCAGCGGACGTCGCGGGGTGGGCTGTCGCCCAGGGCGGCTCTGATGAGGCGGTGGCTGATGAAGGCGTAGCAGCGGGTGGGGGTTCTGGGCATAGAGGGATGTTTCCCCCATATCACCCCTCTCTACTGCACCGGCGCGCGGCGGCTCAGGTGGCGGGCCCGCCGAGCTGCCGGGCCACGGCCCTGAGCGCCTCGCCGGCGCCGCCGACGAGGGGGGCGCCGTGGCCGAAGCAGGCGGTCTCCACCTCCAGCGCGGCCTGGCGGTGGAAGGCGGCGAGGACCTGCGCGCGGTCGACGTTGAAGACGCCCGGCATCAGCTGCTCCACGTTGGCGATGGTGTCGCCCGTGAAGAGCACGCCGGTGCGGGGCAGGTGGAGGGCGATGCTGCCGGCGGTGTGGCCGGGCACGTGGACGACCCGGACCTCCTGGCCCCAGTCCAGGGTGTCGCCGTCCGCGAGCTCCCGGTCCACCGGGCAGGGGCCCGGTGGCGGGAGGTCCGGCATGTTCGCGTGGACGGCGTCCCACAGCGGCACCTCCCAGTCCTCCAGGACCGGCGGCGGCTCCGGCACCTCGCCCCGGATGACGGGCGCGTCCGCGGCTCCGGCGAGGACCGTCGCGCCGGTGGCCGCGGCGAGGTCGGCGGCGGAGCCGACGTGGTCCAGGTGGGAGTGGGTGAGCACGATGTCGCGCAGGTCGGCGCAGCCCGTCCCGTCGAGCCGGCGCAGGGCGGCCAGGACCTGCTCGGCGTGGCCGGGCAGGCCCGTGTCGACCAGGGACCAGCCGTCGGGCAGGCGCAGTGCATAGGCCTGCCCGACGGCGAACTTCAACATCCATATCGTCGGCGTGACTTGTTGTGTCTCGATGGCGTTCATGCCCCCACGTTAAGGATCATCCCGCGGGTCGCCCCAGCTTTTGCGCCGTGGGCGGATTGAGCGCCGGGCGAACAGCGCCGTGGGTCATGCCCTCGGGCCCCGGTCCACCGGGAAGACCGCGGTGATCTGCCAGCCTCCTTCGGGCGCCGGGCCGGCGTGCAGGCGGCCGCCCATCGCCTTGGCCCGCTCGGCGAGGCCGACGAGACCGAAGCCGCCACCCCGCGCCTGTTCGGACAGTTGTGCGGCTTGTTTGCCGTCGTCGGCGATGCGCAGTTCGACGCCCTCCGGGCCGCCGCGCACGCCGATGCGCACGGCTGTGGCGTCGGCGGCGTGCTTGCGGATGTTGGTCAGGGCCTCGCGGACGACCCGGTGGACGCCCGCCGCGACGTCGCCGGGGATCCAACGCTCCATGCCCCGTTCGATGTACAGGGCGACGGGCGGGCCCGTCCGGGTGAAGTCCTCGGCCAGGGCGCGCACCTGGGGCAGGCCGGCCAGCGGTTCGGTCTGGGCCTCGCCCTCGCGCAGGACGCCGACCAGGCGGCGCATCGCGCCGAGGGCCTCGCCGGCCGAGGTCTCGATCCGTTCGAAGGCCGAGGCGGCGGCCGGGCCGTCCAGGGAGGTGAAGCGGGCGGCCTGGGCCTGGACGGCGATGCCGGTGACGTGGTGGGCGACGAGGTCGTGGAGTTCGCGGGCGAGTTCGAGCCGCTCGGCGGTGCGCACGGCGGCCATGTCGCGCACGCGCTGGGCGGCGTGGCCGCGCAGCAGCAGGGAGTAGCTGCCCACGACGGCCAGCAGGACCGTGAACAGGGCGGTGAACCACTCCGGGTTGAGGTCGCGCACGGGCGCGGCGACGATGGCGAGGGCCAGCATCGGGCCGAGGATCGCGGCGGCGCGGTCGGAGGAGCGGCTGACGACGCCGGTGAGCAGGACGAGCAGGGCCACGTCCTCCCCCATGCCCCACACGACGGTGGGGTGCGTCCCGGCCATCAGGACGGCAGAGGTGGTCCAGGAGACGGCGACGGCGACGGCCGCCCGTACGTTCAGCGGGATCCAGCCGTAGGGCACGGCGCACAGGCAGACGGCGACGCCGGAGGCGAGGACGAGGGCGTGCGGCTCGCTGGGCCGGCGGGCGAGGGCCGTGCCCTCGAAGGCGACGAGGCAGAGCAGCGCCACCCCGAGGGCGGCGTTCGCGACCGCCGCCCGCCGGGGGTGGCGGGTGGCCCAGCCCGACCGTCTGCTCACGTGCCGCCCGTGGCCAGCCCGCTCTCCCAGGCCCAGGCGGCGATCTCGACGCGGTTGCGGGCGTCGAGCTTGGTCTGCACGTTGGCCAGGTGGGTCTTGACCGTGGACAGGGAGACGAAGAGCTCGGAGGCGATCTCGGCGTTCGTCGCGCCGCGCGCCAGGCAGCGCACGACGTCGGCCTCGCGGTCGGTGAGCGGCTCGGCCGGCTGCCGGAGGGTGCCGGCCGTGCCGACGCCCGGGGCCATGTCGCGCAGCAGCCGGACGGTGATCGCGGGTGAGATGAGGGAGTCCCCGACGGCCGCGGCGTGGACGGCCTCGACGAGCATGGCGGGGCTGGCGTCCTTGAGCAGGAAGCCCGAGGCGCCGTTGCGGAGGGCCTGGTGCACGTATTCGTCGAGGTCGAAGGTGGTGACGATGACGACGCGGGGGCGCTGCCCGCGCTCGGGGTGGGCGGCGGCGAGGGCGGACAGGCGGCGGGTGACCTCCAGGCCGTCGAGCTTCGGCATCCGGATGTCCAGCAGCAGCACGTCGGGGTCGTGGTGTTCGACGGCCGCGAGGGCGGCCTCGCCGTCGACGACGTCGGCCACGACCTCGATGTCGGGCTGGCTCTCCAGGATCATCCGGAAGCCGGTGCGGACCATCTCCTGGTCGTCCGCGATGACCACGGTGATCGCCATGCTGGTGCCCTCGCCCTTCGTGGAGATCCGTCGCCTGCGCCGGGGCGTCTCTCCATGGCACAGGGGGTGTCCCGGTGCCGCAACCGCAGGGCGCGGTCAGGACTCGCCGCGGCCGCCCCGGCGCAGGGCCACGCGCACGCCGTAGGCGCCGCCGACGGCGAGGAGGGCCACGCCCGCGGCGAGGACGGGGGTGCCGACGTCGCCCACGTCGTGGCTGGCCTTGATGACCTGGCCGGCCTCGACGACCCGCTTGACGGGGTTGCCGGAGGAGTCGTGCGGCGGCTTGCCCTTGGCGGAGGCGTGGGGCTGGGCGGAGGCGGGGGCGCCGTGGGGCCGCGGCTGCGCGGGGACGGCGGTGGCGGCGGGCCCGGCCGGGGACTCCTTGCGGTAGTCCGCGATGCTGTCGCCCTCGCGGACCGGGCGGTCGAGGTCGCTGCCGTCGGCGGTGTGCCGCAGGGAGCCGGAGGCGAAGTCGTAGTAGTTGGTCAGCCGGGTGCCGTCCAGCCGGGCCCGCAGGGTGGGGTGCGTGGTGTCGCCGCCGATGATCCGCAGGTGGAGGCGGTCCAGGTCGGCCGAGGGGCGGCCGGCGTCCAGGGTGTGGTGTCCGCGGGCGCTGGTGACGGTCACGGTGGTGCCCGAGCGGCCCGAGGTCAGCCGGGCCCGGCTGCCGTCCGGCAGCTGCACCTGGTGGCTGGTGGCGGGGGTGCCGGGACGGGTGTCGCGGTGTGCCGTGTCCGCGGCGAAGGCACCGGCCGTCGGGTAC is a window encoding:
- a CDS encoding endo-alpha-N-acetylgalactosaminidase family protein; this encodes MTADRREARPGPTPRTGPSRRTAVVTTALAGLGTALAPATAAARTARTPAEAVLRSAALDVRVDTAFPRILSYTDRATGAVLYGQEEPVTTLLIDGTTHTPHVTATTTADRATYTLTLPTGTRIDAEIHVDGWRVDWRVTRIADAPGPPRRVGTLQIPGLAFLAVRDTQPGATLLAARIALDAAGNGDTLVRVTPATPPDPAPLGCAYAVVSTDRLAAAIETNTVQDRPDARTAWENGRLWRQTLARPGHTEARITAGQWTHRAATAPADDTAPLPRVSVILTRDRNGDGRTDWQDAAIALREIMTDPPGADEQHLRVVPHIPFNFASQATNPFLTTLDNIKRIHLATDGLRQFTLLKGYQSEGHDSAHPDYGGNYNTRAGGLADLNTLLRAGKKWNSDFAVHVNTTESYPVAHAFSETLVDENDPQWDWLDQSYRIDPRRDLVSGDLARRFRQLREETDPALTTLYIDVFRESGWNSDRLQRLLREQGWQITTEWGHGLERSSLWSHWATETDYGPDTSRGINSRLIRFLRHHQKDVFADKWPLLPTARLGNFEGWRGKTDWTAFYRQLWTDNLPAKYLQAFAIRTWDDHDVTLAHSHITVHVTDRGGTRRITTDGRTVAVGDTYLLPWEPRRATDPAKLYHHNPHGGTTTWTLPRGWAHRRTVHLHRLTTRGRTGTVALPVHRGRVTIEAAAGRPYVLTREPDPHGPAPADPDWGEGTPLRDPHFLSQTLDAWQITGPARVVESPLGDPELVVGAGAAATVSQRLARLQPGTYAASVQVEVGATAGERRRAALQVRTADGVTAVNWTDTSTAGNHMAADRKHGTRFQRMFTWFTVPDGGGPVTLALTVAAGRARVRFDALRVVPGRRTEAPPGTLVSEDFENVPQGWGPFVKGNAGGTTDPRTHIAQRHAPYTQRGWNRKAVDDVIDGTQSLKSRGENPGLVYRTVPHTVRFEPGHRYRVTFRYENEQAEQYAWVTAVDEPQPRELTRAPLPAATGPTTYSYDFTAPDTGEAWVGLRKVGESGTTEFCLDGFTVRQVGQ
- a CDS encoding VOC family protein, with translation MIATMQCTVIDCPDPLALARFYAAVLGWRVGDEDSDPAWVWLTDPATGQRLAFQGVEEYHPPHWPDPARPQQMHLDFDVPERADVERAKGEVVALGATFLHDSGGEKRGFLVFSDPAGHPFCLCYGQTG
- a CDS encoding class I SAM-dependent methyltransferase, with the translated sequence MPRTPTRCYAFISHRLIRAALGDSPPRDVRWITPGPGLRCAEIGSGGGFYTTALARHLGPGSLLVALDPAAHDPRAQHGAGPGARTVHVAGDGCALPFASAALDALLYSYSLEEMPEHTALAEAERVLRPGGQLVLFLWRPLVGRHRTTALTHLARGGAFELRRADRGLQNLRLAYRKR
- a CDS encoding MBL fold metallo-hydrolase; this encodes MNAIETQQVTPTIWMLKFAVGQAYALRLPDGWSLVDTGLPGHAEQVLAALRRLDGTGCADLRDIVLTHSHLDHVGSAADLAAATGATVLAGAADAPVIRGEVPEPPPVLEDWEVPLWDAVHANMPDLPPPGPCPVDRELADGDTLDWGQEVRVVHVPGHTAGSIALHLPRTGVLFTGDTIANVEQLMPGVFNVDRAQVLAAFHRQAALEVETACFGHGAPLVGGAGEALRAVARQLGGPAT
- a CDS encoding sensor histidine kinase — its product is MSRRSGWATRHPRRAAVANAALGVALLCLVAFEGTALARRPSEPHALVLASGVAVCLCAVPYGWIPLNVRAAVAVAVSWTTSAVLMAGTHPTVVWGMGEDVALLVLLTGVVSRSSDRAAAILGPMLALAIVAAPVRDLNPEWFTALFTVLLAVVGSYSLLLRGHAAQRVRDMAAVRTAERLELARELHDLVAHHVTGIAVQAQAARFTSLDGPAAASAFERIETSAGEALGAMRRLVGVLREGEAQTEPLAGLPQVRALAEDFTRTGPPVALYIERGMERWIPGDVAAGVHRVVREALTNIRKHAADATAVRIGVRGGPEGVELRIADDGKQAAQLSEQARGGGFGLVGLAERAKAMGGRLHAGPAPEGGWQITAVFPVDRGPRA
- a CDS encoding response regulator, whose product is MAITVVIADDQEMVRTGFRMILESQPDIEVVADVVDGEAALAAVEHHDPDVLLLDIRMPKLDGLEVTRRLSALAAAHPERGQRPRVVIVTTFDLDEYVHQALRNGASGFLLKDASPAMLVEAVHAAAVGDSLISPAITVRLLRDMAPGVGTAGTLRQPAEPLTDREADVVRCLARGATNAEIASELFVSLSTVKTHLANVQTKLDARNRVEIAAWAWESGLATGGT